One genomic region from Jilunia laotingensis encodes:
- the thrC gene encoding threonine synthase: MKYYSTNRQAPVATLEEAVVKGLAADKGLFMPEAIKSLPQEFYGSIEQLSFQEIAYHVADAFFGEDVPAETLKQIVYDTLSFDVPLVRVKDAIYSLELFHGPTLAFKDVGGRFMARLLGHFIRKEGKKQVNVLVATSGDTGSAVANGFLGVEGIHVYVLYPKGKVSEIQEKQFTTLGRNITALEVDGTFDDCQALVKSAFMDKELNEHLQLTSANSINVARFLPQAFYYFYAYAQLKKIGKAENAVFCVPSGNFGNITAGLFGKKMGLPVKRFIAANNKNDIFYQYLLTGLYNPRPSVATIANAMDVGDPSNFARVLDLYDASHAAISSDISGTTYTDEQIRETVKKTYQETRYLLDPHGACGYRALEENLQPGEIGVFLETAHPAKFLDTVESIIGEEVEIPVKLQAFMKGEKKSLPMTKEFADFKQYLLSL, translated from the coding sequence ATGAAATATTATAGTACGAACCGTCAAGCACCTGTCGCTACTCTTGAGGAAGCTGTAGTGAAAGGGCTTGCTGCCGATAAGGGACTTTTCATGCCCGAAGCAATCAAATCTTTGCCGCAGGAGTTTTATGGTAGCATCGAACAATTATCTTTTCAGGAAATTGCCTATCACGTGGCAGATGCTTTCTTCGGAGAGGATGTTCCTGCAGAAACATTGAAACAGATTGTATATGATACATTAAGTTTCGACGTTCCGTTGGTACGTGTTAAGGATGCTATTTATTCGTTGGAACTGTTTCATGGTCCTACGCTTGCTTTCAAAGATGTTGGTGGTCGTTTTATGGCACGTTTGCTTGGACATTTCATCCGTAAAGAAGGTAAAAAACAGGTAAATGTGCTTGTTGCCACTTCTGGCGATACCGGAAGTGCCGTGGCCAATGGTTTTCTTGGTGTAGAAGGTATTCATGTATACGTACTCTACCCTAAAGGCAAGGTGAGTGAGATTCAGGAAAAACAATTCACCACTTTAGGCAGGAATATTACAGCTTTGGAAGTAGACGGAACATTTGACGATTGCCAAGCACTTGTCAAATCGGCATTTATGGACAAGGAACTTAATGAACATCTGCAACTCACCAGTGCCAATTCCATTAATGTAGCCCGTTTTTTGCCACAAGCTTTCTATTATTTCTATGCTTATGCGCAGTTGAAGAAGATAGGTAAGGCTGAAAACGCTGTTTTTTGTGTACCTAGCGGAAACTTTGGTAATATTACGGCAGGATTGTTTGGTAAAAAGATGGGGCTGCCGGTTAAACGCTTCATTGCTGCTAATAATAAAAACGATATCTTCTATCAGTATCTTCTGACCGGACTGTATAATCCTCGTCCTTCGGTAGCTACTATTGCCAATGCTATGGACGTGGGAGATCCGAGTAATTTTGCCCGTGTACTTGATTTGTACGATGCATCTCATGCCGCTATCTCTTCCGATATTAGTGGAACCACCTATACCGATGAGCAGATTCGCGAAACAGTGAAGAAAACCTATCAGGAAACCCGTTATTTGCTCGATCCTCACGGTGCTTGTGGGTATCGTGCCCTTGAAGAAAACTTACAACCGGGAGAAATCGGGGTCTTTCTTGAAACAGCGCATCCAGCTAAGTTTCTGGATACAGTAGAAAGTATTATCGGTGAGGAAGTTGAAATACCTGTTAAGTTACAGGCATTTATGAAAGGAGAAAAGAAGAGTCTTCCTATGACAAAAGAATTTGCTGATTTCAAGCAATATCTGCTTTCGCTATAA
- a CDS encoding cofactor-independent phosphoglycerate mutase has product MKHIIILGDGMADWPVKSLGGKTLLQYAKTPYMDKLARMGRNGRLLTVADGFHPGSEVANMSVLGYNLPKVYEGRGPLEAASIGVDLQPGEMAMRCNLICLDGENIKNHSAGHITTEEADVLVKYLQENLGSDRVRFHTGVQYRHLLVIKGGNKQIDCTPPHDVPLKPFRPLMVRPQVPEAEETAELINELILKSQELLRDHPLNLKRIAEGKDPANSIWPWSPGYRPKMETLSETFPQVRKGAVISAVDLINGIGVYAGLRCIAVEGATGLYDTNYENKVAAALEALQTDDFVYLHIEASDEAGHEGDIDLKLLTIENLDNRAVRPIYEAVKDWEESVAIAVLPDHPTPCELRTHTNEPVPFLIWYPGIEPDEVQTYDEVAACRGAYGLMKEDEFIREFMTVSGTENIHTNK; this is encoded by the coding sequence ATGAAACATATCATCATATTAGGTGACGGTATGGCCGACTGGCCTGTAAAGTCACTGGGAGGTAAGACGCTCCTGCAATATGCAAAAACGCCTTATATGGATAAGCTTGCTCGAATGGGACGTAACGGAAGGCTGCTGACGGTTGCTGATGGTTTTCATCCGGGTAGCGAAGTGGCTAACATGTCGGTATTGGGTTATAATCTGCCGAAAGTATATGAAGGCCGTGGGCCGCTTGAGGCAGCCAGTATCGGAGTGGACTTGCAACCGGGGGAGATGGCGATGCGCTGCAATCTCATCTGTTTGGATGGGGAGAATATCAAAAATCATTCTGCCGGTCACATTACCACCGAAGAAGCGGATGTATTGGTGAAGTACTTACAGGAAAACCTGGGTAGCGACAGGGTGCGTTTTCATACAGGTGTGCAATATCGCCATTTATTGGTTATCAAAGGAGGAAATAAGCAAATCGATTGCACACCTCCTCATGACGTCCCTTTGAAGCCGTTCCGACCTTTGATGGTGAGGCCGCAAGTTCCGGAAGCAGAAGAGACAGCGGAATTAATTAACGAGCTGATCTTGAAATCTCAGGAACTCTTGCGAGATCATCCGTTGAATTTAAAGCGTATCGCCGAAGGTAAAGATCCTGCCAATAGTATTTGGCCGTGGAGTCCCGGTTACCGACCCAAGATGGAGACTCTTTCGGAAACTTTCCCGCAAGTGAGAAAAGGAGCGGTCATTTCAGCGGTCGATTTGATAAATGGAATCGGTGTCTATGCTGGTCTGCGGTGTATTGCCGTAGAAGGGGCTACCGGGCTTTATGATACGAATTATGAGAATAAAGTGGCTGCCGCTTTGGAAGCTTTGCAAACCGATGATTTTGTTTATCTGCATATCGAAGCCAGTGACGAGGCAGGCCACGAAGGAGACATCGATCTTAAATTGCTCACGATAGAGAACTTGGATAACCGTGCAGTCAGACCCATCTATGAAGCCGTGAAGGATTGGGAGGAGTCTGTAGCGATTGCCGTTCTGCCCGATCATCCTACACCTTGCGAACTCAGGACTCACACCAATGAACCTGTTCCTTTTCTGATCTGGTATCCCGGCATTGAACCCGATGAGGTGCAGACCTATGATGAAGTCGCTGCTTGCCGTGGAGCATATGGTTTGATGAAAGAAGATGAATTTATCCGGGAGTTTATGACCGTTTCCGGAACGGAAAATATCCATACCAATAAGTAA
- the thrA gene encoding bifunctional aspartate kinase/homoserine dehydrogenase I, whose product MKVMKFGGTSVGSVNSILSVKRIVESAGEPVIVVVSALGGITDKLINTSKMAAAGNSAYEGEFREIVYRHVEMVKEIFPAGEEQTALQRQVGELLNELKDIFQGIYLIKDLSPKTSDTIVSYGERLSSIIVAQLIKDACWFDSRTFIKTEKKHSKHTLDTELTHRLVKETFRSLPKVSLVPGFISSDKVTGDVTNLSRGGSDYTAAVIAAALNADSLEIWTDVDGFMTADPRVISTAYTINELSYVEATELCNFGAKVVYPPTIYPVCHKNIPIIIKNTFNPEGAGTVIRQEVSDPQTKAIKGISSINDTSLITVQGLGMVGVIGVNYRIFKALAKNGISVFLVSQASSENSTSIGVRNADADLACGVLNEEFMKEIEMGEISPIQAEKNLATVAIVGENMKHTPGIAGKLFGTLGRNGINVIACAQGASETNISFVVDCNSLRKSLNVIHDSFFLSEYQVLNLFICGIGTVGGSLIEQIRCQQEKLKLENGLKLNVVGIADASKALFCREGINLTDYRQELSEKGIESTLESLRDEIIGMNIFNSVFVDCTASPGVASLYKDLLQHNVSVVAANKIAASSEYENYRELKQIARQRGVKYLFETNVGAGLPIINTINDLIHSGDKILKIEAVLSGTLNYIFNKISADIPFSRTIKMAQEERYSEPDPRIDLSGKDVIRKLVILAREAGYRLEQEDVEKNLFVPDDFFKGSLEEFWKRVPGLDADFEARRRILEKENKHWRFVAKLENGKASVGLQEVGANHPFYGLEGSNNIILLTTERYREYPMMIQGYGAGAGVTAAGVFADIMSIANV is encoded by the coding sequence ATGAAAGTAATGAAATTCGGCGGGACGTCCGTAGGTTCCGTGAACAGCATTTTAAGCGTAAAGAGAATAGTAGAGTCGGCTGGTGAACCGGTCATAGTGGTAGTTTCCGCTTTAGGCGGTATTACCGATAAACTGATTAATACCTCTAAAATGGCGGCTGCCGGTAATTCGGCTTATGAAGGGGAGTTTCGCGAGATAGTATACCGTCACGTGGAAATGGTCAAGGAAATCTTTCCGGCAGGAGAGGAACAGACCGCTTTACAACGCCAGGTAGGGGAACTGCTCAATGAACTGAAAGATATTTTTCAGGGAATATATCTGATTAAAGATCTTTCTCCCAAAACATCCGATACCATTGTAAGTTATGGAGAACGTCTTTCTTCTATCATCGTTGCCCAGTTGATAAAAGATGCCTGCTGGTTTGACTCACGTACTTTTATTAAAACAGAGAAGAAACATTCCAAACATACTTTGGACACGGAATTGACGCATCGGTTGGTGAAAGAAACTTTCCGGTCGCTTCCGAAGGTTTCGTTGGTTCCGGGATTTATCTCTTCGGACAAAGTGACGGGGGATGTAACAAATCTCAGCAGAGGTGGTTCGGATTACACCGCCGCAGTTATCGCTGCCGCCCTTAATGCCGACAGCTTGGAGATATGGACGGATGTGGATGGCTTTATGACAGCCGATCCCCGTGTCATTTCCACAGCGTATACAATCAACGAACTGAGTTATGTGGAGGCAACAGAGCTTTGTAACTTTGGAGCAAAAGTGGTATACCCGCCTACTATCTATCCGGTATGCCATAAAAACATACCTATTATAATAAAGAATACATTCAATCCCGAAGGAGCCGGAACTGTGATCAGGCAGGAGGTGTCCGATCCGCAAACGAAAGCGATCAAAGGTATTTCTTCTATTAACGACACCAGTTTGATAACGGTACAAGGTCTTGGTATGGTGGGCGTTATCGGTGTGAACTACCGTATCTTTAAAGCTTTGGCAAAGAATGGAATCAGCGTGTTCCTGGTGTCTCAGGCATCTTCCGAGAACAGTACTTCTATCGGTGTGCGTAACGCGGATGCCGATCTCGCATGCGGAGTATTGAACGAGGAGTTCATGAAAGAGATCGAGATGGGTGAGATATCACCGATACAGGCGGAAAAGAACCTTGCTACAGTGGCTATTGTGGGCGAAAATATGAAGCATACACCGGGCATTGCCGGAAAATTGTTCGGTACATTGGGGCGCAATGGTATCAATGTGATTGCTTGCGCTCAGGGAGCTTCGGAAACAAATATCTCGTTTGTAGTCGATTGTAATTCTTTGCGTAAATCTTTGAATGTGATCCATGACTCTTTCTTCTTATCGGAATATCAGGTATTGAATCTTTTTATTTGCGGTATAGGTACGGTAGGAGGAAGTCTGATAGAGCAGATACGTTGCCAGCAGGAGAAGTTGAAGTTAGAGAACGGATTGAAATTGAATGTTGTAGGGATTGCCGATGCTTCGAAAGCTTTGTTCTGTCGTGAAGGAATCAATCTCACCGATTACAGGCAGGAGCTTTCAGAGAAGGGAATCGAGTCTACACTCGAATCGTTGCGGGATGAAATTATCGGCATGAATATTTTCAATTCCGTCTTTGTCGATTGTACGGCAAGTCCGGGAGTGGCTTCGCTCTACAAAGACTTGTTGCAACACAATGTTTCCGTAGTTGCCGCCAATAAGATAGCTGCATCGTCCGAATACGAAAACTATCGTGAACTGAAACAGATTGCCCGTCAGCGTGGTGTGAAGTATCTGTTCGAAACGAATGTGGGAGCCGGGCTTCCGATTATCAACACCATCAATGACTTGATTCATAGTGGTGACAAGATTTTGAAAATAGAAGCGGTGCTGAGTGGTACACTGAACTATATATTCAATAAAATCAGTGCGGACATTCCCTTTAGCCGGACGATAAAGATGGCACAGGAAGAACGCTATTCCGAACCTGATCCGCGCATCGACTTGAGCGGTAAGGATGTGATCCGTAAACTGGTCATTCTGGCTCGTGAAGCAGGATATAGACTGGAACAGGAAGACGTGGAGAAGAATCTTTTTGTACCGGATGATTTCTTCAAGGGTTCATTGGAAGAATTCTGGAAACGTGTGCCGGGTCTTGATGCCGACTTTGAAGCACGCCGTCGGATATTGGAGAAAGAGAACAAGCATTGGCGTTTCGTTGCTAAACTGGAAAATGGTAAGGCTTCCGTAGGTTTGCAGGAAGTAGGGGCCAATCATCCTTTCTACGGTTTGGAAGGAAGTAATAACATCATTTTGTTGACTACCGAACGTTACCGGGAGTATCCGATGATGATACAAGGTTACGGTGCCGGTGCCGGAGTGACGGCTGCCGGAGTATTTGCGGATATCATGAGCATAGCGAATGTTTAA
- a CDS encoding asparaginase, translating into MNPSNTSVLLIYTGGTIGMIENANTGALENFNFEQLQKHVPELKKSDCTIHSYQFDPPMDSSDMEPEIWRKLVKIISDNYDKYTGFVILHGTDTMAYTASALSFMLEGLDKPVILTGSQLPIGVLRTDGKENLMTSIEIASALDKNGRPLVPEVCIFFENHLMRGNRTTKMNAENFNAFRSFNYPLLAEAGIHIKYNHSVIHQITEREELKPHYLLDTNIAVLKLFPGIHENVVAATLAIDGLRAVVLETYGSGNAPRRQWFLRLLREANEKGIVIVNVTQCNAGTVEMQRYETGYHLLEAGITCGYDSTTESAITKLMFLLGHGYSPEEIRERMSLPIAGEITI; encoded by the coding sequence ATGAATCCCTCAAATACTTCCGTATTGTTAATATATACTGGTGGCACAATTGGAATGATAGAAAATGCCAATACCGGAGCACTTGAAAACTTCAACTTCGAGCAGTTGCAGAAACATGTCCCTGAGCTAAAGAAGTCTGACTGTACCATACATTCCTATCAATTCGACCCTCCGATGGACTCATCGGATATGGAACCTGAAATCTGGCGCAAACTGGTAAAGATCATCAGTGACAATTACGATAAATATACAGGATTCGTTATTCTGCATGGTACGGATACCATGGCATACACGGCATCGGCACTAAGTTTTATGCTGGAAGGGCTGGATAAGCCCGTCATACTTACCGGATCGCAACTACCCATCGGTGTACTCCGTACAGATGGTAAGGAAAACCTAATGACAAGTATCGAAATAGCTTCCGCTTTGGACAAAAACGGTCGTCCGCTCGTGCCTGAAGTATGCATCTTTTTCGAGAACCATCTGATGCGTGGCAATCGTACTACCAAAATGAATGCGGAGAACTTCAATGCATTCCGTTCATTCAATTATCCTTTATTGGCAGAAGCAGGCATACATATCAAATATAATCACTCCGTCATTCACCAGATCACGGAGAGGGAGGAGCTAAAACCCCATTATCTGTTAGATACCAATATTGCAGTATTAAAACTGTTTCCCGGCATACATGAAAATGTAGTGGCGGCAACGCTTGCCATCGATGGGTTAAGAGCCGTCGTTCTCGAAACGTATGGCTCAGGAAATGCGCCACGCCGCCAATGGTTCCTTCGCCTGCTGCGTGAAGCCAACGAAAAAGGCATCGTGATTGTTAATGTCACCCAGTGCAACGCTGGAACCGTAGAGATGCAACGTTACGAAACCGGTTACCACCTGTTAGAGGCAGGTATCACTTGTGGATACGACAGCACGACAGAGTCGGCAATTACTAAACTTATGTTCCTGCTTGGACACGGATACAGCCCCGAAGAGATCCGCGAACGAATGTCGCTTCCCATAGCAGGCGAAATCACCATATAA
- the radA gene encoding DNA repair protein RadA: protein MAKEKTVYVCSNCGQESPKWVGKCPSCGEWNTYVEEIVRKEPSNRRPVSGIETAKAKPITLKEIEADDEPRIDMHDEELNRVLGGGLVPGSLVLIGGEPGIGKSTLVLQTVLHMPEKRILYISGEESARQLKLRADRLSNISSDCLIVCETSLEQIFVHIKNTNPDLVIIDSIQTISTESIESSPGSISQVRECSASILRFAKETHTPVLLIGHINKEGSIAGPKVLEHIVDAVLQFEGDQHYMYRILRSIKNRFGSTAELGIYEMRQDGLRQVSNPSELLLNQDHEGMSGVAIASAIEGIRPFLIETQALVSSAVYGTPQRSATGFDIRRMNMLLAVLEKRVGFKLAQKDVFLNIAGGLKVNDPAIDLAVISAILSSNMDASVEPEVCMAGEIGLSGEIRPVNRIEQRIGEAEKLGFKRFLLPKYNLQGIDTRKLKIELVPVRKVEEAFRALFG from the coding sequence ATGGCTAAAGAAAAAACCGTATATGTATGCAGCAATTGCGGACAAGAATCGCCTAAATGGGTGGGGAAATGCCCTTCCTGTGGAGAATGGAACACGTATGTAGAAGAGATTGTTCGCAAAGAACCTTCCAACCGCCGACCTGTTTCCGGAATAGAAACAGCCAAGGCTAAACCGATCACTTTAAAGGAGATAGAAGCAGATGACGAACCACGTATCGATATGCACGATGAAGAGTTGAACCGTGTGTTGGGCGGTGGACTCGTCCCCGGCTCATTGGTGTTGATCGGTGGAGAACCGGGAATAGGCAAATCGACACTTGTCTTGCAAACAGTTCTGCACATGCCCGAAAAGCGCATCCTTTACATATCCGGTGAAGAGAGCGCACGCCAACTGAAACTTCGTGCCGACCGGTTGAGCAATATTTCCAGCGATTGCCTCATCGTGTGTGAAACTTCCCTGGAACAGATCTTTGTTCACATCAAAAACACGAATCCCGATTTGGTCATCATCGACTCCATTCAGACAATTTCCACAGAAAGCATCGAGTCCTCTCCCGGAAGTATATCACAGGTCCGCGAATGTTCAGCCTCCATCCTTCGCTTCGCCAAAGAGACGCACACACCGGTACTCCTCATCGGTCATATTAATAAAGAAGGAAGCATTGCAGGCCCGAAAGTACTGGAGCATATTGTCGATGCCGTACTGCAATTCGAAGGAGACCAGCACTACATGTACCGCATCTTGCGAAGCATCAAGAACCGTTTCGGAAGCACTGCCGAGCTAGGCATTTATGAGATGCGGCAGGACGGGTTGCGACAAGTAAGTAACCCATCCGAACTTTTGCTAAATCAAGATCATGAAGGGATGAGTGGTGTCGCCATTGCTTCTGCCATTGAAGGCATACGTCCTTTCCTGATTGAAACGCAAGCTTTGGTAAGTTCGGCTGTTTACGGTACTCCTCAACGCTCGGCTACCGGATTCGACATCCGCCGGATGAACATGCTTTTGGCCGTCCTAGAGAAACGGGTCGGATTCAAACTGGCACAGAAAGATGTATTCCTGAATATCGCTGGAGGATTGAAAGTAAATGATCCAGCGATCGACTTGGCCGTGATCAGTGCAATTCTATCCTCGAACATGGATGCATCCGTCGAACCGGAAGTATGCATGGCAGGTGAAATAGGTTTGTCCGGTGAAATACGACCGGTAAATCGTATCGAGCAACGTATCGGAGAGGCCGAGAAATTAGGCTTCAAACGTTTCTTACTGCCCAAATACAATCTGCAAGGGATTGACACCCGGAAATTAAAAATAGAATTGGTTCCGGTTCGGAAAGTGGAAGAAGCTTTCCGGGCATTGTTCGGATAA
- a CDS encoding NAD(P)/FAD-dependent oxidoreductase, giving the protein MIQEYQLRILPEIAANEQRLKEYLAEEKGLRLCDITATRILKRSIDARQRTIFVNLKVRAYVNEMPADDEFERTIYNKVEDKPQVVIVGAGPGGLFAALRLIEAGYRPIVVERGKNVRDRKKDLALISREHTVNPESNYSFGEGGAGAYSDGKLYTRSKKRGNVDKILHVFCQHGASTAILADAHPHIGTDKLPRVIENMRTTIINCGGEVHFETRMDALIIEKGEVKGIETNTGKTFLGPVILATGHSARDVYRWLATNKVTLEAKGIAVGVRLEHPATLIDQIQYHNKNGRGKYLPAAEYSFVTQVEGRGVYSFCMCPGGFIVPAASSPEQVVVNGMSPSNRGSKWSNSGMVVEIRPEDLEKEDGGRAIGEVMDARDQQGNGALDMLYFQEELERQCWLQGGCRQTAPAQRMLDFTKKKLSYDLPESSYSPGLVSSPLHFWMPDFITKRLAAGFQQFGRMSHGFLTNEAVMIGVETRTSSPVRIVRDKDTLQHVTVKGLFPCGEGAGYAGGIVSAGIDGERCAEAAVNYLNNKK; this is encoded by the coding sequence ATGATACAGGAATATCAACTACGTATATTGCCCGAAATAGCTGCTAACGAACAGCGTTTGAAAGAATATTTAGCGGAAGAAAAAGGGTTACGCCTGTGTGACATCACCGCCACCCGCATTCTGAAACGGAGCATCGATGCCCGTCAACGAACCATCTTTGTCAATCTGAAAGTGAGGGCATACGTCAACGAGATGCCTGCCGATGATGAGTTCGAACGTACTATATATAATAAGGTGGAAGACAAACCACAAGTTGTTATCGTAGGTGCCGGTCCCGGAGGATTGTTTGCAGCCTTGCGACTCATCGAAGCGGGTTATCGGCCTATCGTTGTGGAACGGGGGAAAAACGTACGCGACCGGAAGAAAGATTTAGCTCTGATCAGTAGGGAGCATACAGTCAATCCCGAATCGAACTATAGCTTCGGAGAAGGGGGGGCAGGAGCCTATTCTGATGGGAAATTATACACCAGAAGCAAAAAAAGGGGAAATGTGGATAAAATACTCCATGTGTTTTGTCAGCACGGAGCCTCTACTGCTATCTTGGCGGATGCTCATCCTCATATCGGAACGGATAAACTGCCACGCGTTATCGAGAATATGCGAACTACGATCATTAACTGCGGTGGGGAAGTACATTTCGAGACTCGAATGGATGCTCTCATCATAGAAAAGGGAGAAGTGAAAGGCATTGAAACCAATACCGGAAAAACGTTTCTCGGCCCTGTAATATTGGCTACCGGTCATTCGGCACGGGATGTATATCGCTGGTTGGCGACAAACAAGGTAACCCTCGAAGCAAAAGGAATCGCTGTAGGTGTCCGCTTGGAACATCCTGCCACACTGATAGACCAAATACAATATCATAATAAAAACGGAAGAGGAAAATATCTTCCGGCAGCAGAATATAGTTTCGTCACGCAGGTTGAAGGCAGAGGGGTATATAGTTTTTGCATGTGTCCCGGTGGTTTTATAGTTCCAGCCGCCAGTAGTCCGGAACAAGTGGTAGTAAATGGAATGTCTCCTTCCAATCGCGGTTCAAAATGGAGTAATTCGGGAATGGTGGTGGAGATACGGCCGGAGGACTTGGAGAAGGAAGATGGAGGACGAGCGATTGGAGAAGTTATGGACGCGAGGGATCAGCAAGGGAATGGGGCATTGGACATGCTTTATTTTCAGGAAGAGCTGGAACGTCAGTGCTGGTTGCAAGGAGGCTGCCGACAGACGGCACCGGCACAACGTATGCTGGATTTTACAAAGAAAAAACTGAGTTATGACCTTCCCGAGTCATCCTATAGTCCCGGACTTGTCTCGTCTCCTTTACATTTTTGGATGCCGGACTTTATTACTAAACGACTTGCGGCTGGTTTTCAACAATTTGGTAGAATGAGCCACGGGTTCCTGACAAACGAAGCAGTGATGATTGGAGTGGAAACCCGTACTTCCTCCCCTGTACGGATTGTCAGAGATAAAGATACATTGCAACATGTAACGGTCAAGGGGCTGTTTCCCTGCGGGGAAGGTGCCGGATATGCGGGAGGCATCGTTTCGGCAGGAATAGACGGAGAGAGATGTGCGGAAGCAGCAGTAAATTACCTAAATAATAAGAAATAA
- a CDS encoding response regulator transcription factor, giving the protein MNHKPEIAIIEPNTLTALGLKNILEEIIPMAVIRTFRNFGELIDDTPDMYAHYFISAQIYVEHNTFFLPRKKQTIVLAGESQSLQLSGVPILNIYQTEEQLVKDILKLHQHAHHSGHPSEAIPPRTIVEHELSAREIEVLVLITKGLINKEIADKLNISLTTVITHRKNITEKLGIKSVSGLTIYAVMNGYVEADRI; this is encoded by the coding sequence ATGAATCATAAACCGGAAATTGCCATCATCGAACCAAACACGCTTACCGCCCTTGGTCTGAAAAACATACTGGAAGAGATCATCCCGATGGCAGTGATCCGCACTTTCCGTAATTTCGGTGAACTGATAGATGATACTCCCGATATGTATGCCCATTACTTTATCTCAGCACAGATCTACGTCGAACACAATACTTTTTTTCTACCACGGAAAAAGCAGACGATCGTACTGGCGGGAGAGAGCCAATCTCTCCAACTATCGGGTGTTCCCATATTGAACATTTACCAAACGGAAGAACAACTGGTCAAAGATATCCTGAAGCTTCACCAGCACGCCCATCACAGTGGTCATCCATCGGAAGCGATCCCTCCACGGACAATCGTAGAACATGAGTTATCCGCCCGCGAAATAGAAGTATTGGTATTGATAACCAAAGGACTTATCAATAAAGAAATTGCCGACAAGCTTAATATTAGCCTGACAACCGTCATCACCCACCGGAAGAATATCACCGAAAAACTAGGCATCAAATCTGTCTCAGGCCTGACCATTTATGCAGTAATGAACGGGTATGTCGAAGCCGACCGTATATAA